One Primulina huaijiensis isolate GDHJ02 chromosome 5, ASM1229523v2, whole genome shotgun sequence DNA segment encodes these proteins:
- the LOC140976292 gene encoding beta-1,3-galactosyltransferase 7-like isoform X1, producing the protein MTSFEESRIRMRNRSGRGKVSFKWILILCIIISFGLGVLFSNRILVPTEPKDQIIHARRGSVDFELTSEDCATNKKLPLEKEDVVAELNKANGAIESLDNSIAKLRLKLPSTKNSHKIENFENSTAVDIFPDSTLTRKKAFMVVGINTAFSSRKRRDSVRETWMPRGRSLLKLEQEKGIVVRFMIGHSSTSNSILDRAIASEDAQHKDFLRLEHVEGYHELSAKTKAFFSTAVKRWDAEFYVKVDDDVHVNLGTLAATLVRHRAKPRVYIGCMKSGPVLYQKNVKYHEPEYWKFGEEGNRYFRHATGQIYAISKELAQYISMNQPILHKYANEDVSLGAWFIGLEVDHIDDHNLCCGTPPECEWRAQAGNMCVASFDWSCSGICKSVERIKDVHAKCGEDTATLWNALV; encoded by the exons ATGACGAGTTTTGAAGAATCAAGAATCAGGATGAGGAACAGGAGCGGCCGGGGGAAAGTGTCTTTTAAATGGATTTTGATCCTCTGCATCATCATCAGCTTTGGCCTTGGAGTTCTTTTTAGCAACAG AATCCTGGTTCCTACTGAACCAAAAGATCAGATTATTCATGCGAGAAGGGGTTCAGTCGATTTTGAATTAACATCTGAGGACTGTGCAACTAATAAG AAACTGCCTCTGGAAAAGGAGGATGTGGTGGCAGAGTTAAACAAAGCCAATGGAGCAATTGA ATCTTTGGACAATTCTATAGCTAAACTACGTTTGAAGTTGCCGTCGACTAAGAACTCCCACAAGATTGAAAACTTTGAGAATTCTACAGCCGTCGATATCTTTCCTGACAGTACTTTAACTAGGAAGAAAGCCTTCATGGTCGTAGGTATAAACACGGCATTTAGCAGCCGAAAGAGGCGCGATTCTGTTAGAGAAACATGGATGCCTAGAG GCAGGAGTCTACTTAAACTTGAGCAAGAAAAGGGCATCGTTGTCCGTTTCATGATCGGACACAG CTCAACATCCAACAGCATTCTAGACCGTGCAATTGCCTCAGAGGATGCACAACATAAGGACTTCCTCAGACTT GAACATGTGGAAGGATATCATGAATTATCAGCAAAGACAAAGGCATTCTTTTCCACTGCTGTGAAAAGATGGGATGCTGAGTTCTATGTCAAAGTGGATGATGATGTTCATGTAAATTTAG GAACGCTAGCTGCAACTCTGGTACGTCACCGTGCCAAGCCCCGAGTATACATAGGATGTATGAAATCAGGGCCAGTTCTTTATCAGAA AAATGTGAAGTACCATGAACCAGAGTATTGGAAGTTTGGAGAGGAGGGAAATAGGTATTTTCGACATGCAACTGGGCAGATTTATGCCATTTCTAAGGAACTTGCACAATATATCTCCATGAATCA ACCCATTCTTCATAAATACGCTAACGAGGATGTATCACTTGGCGCTTGGTTTATTGGTCTTGAAGTCGATCACATTGACGACCACAACTTATGTTGCGGAACACCACCTG AATGCGAATGGAGAGCACAAGCAGGTAATATGTGTGTAGCATCATTTGATTGGAGCTGCAGTGGAATTTGCAAGTCCGTGGAAAGAATAAAGGATGTTCATGCCAAGTGTGGTGAAGATACTGCCACTCTTTGGAATGCCCTCGTCTAG
- the LOC140977501 gene encoding pentatricopeptide repeat-containing protein At2g36730 isoform X2 produces MVRLTISTANIVHPPKPFNYSSDSLILQRIIALLNSCSSLKEFFKIRAQILISGLQHNSDITERIIQFCTLNALRTNHEVNLINHAQFTLYSSGILESSSWNNVIRAYATSNRGLEREAISVFVDMRRLGIRPNEHTFPFLFKGSSSFSGLNEGRQIHGDVTKHGYIFNVYVQNTLIHFYGSCKKVVDSYKVFDEMLYRTVVSWNSMILACIESSWFYDSIEVFIKMTDSGIEPDQTTMVVVLSAIAELGNLSLGKWIHSQIISKCILINCQLGTALVDMYGKSGEVNYARLVFDRMVYRNVWTWSSMILGFAQHGYAKRALELFTEMGNCLIKPNHVTFLGVLCACSHAGLVEDGKCYLHEMENMHGIKPKMAHFGAVVDILGRAGHLKEAYKFIMGMPIGADSVVWRTLLCACNIHDINDYCGVGKKVRKILIELEPKRSGNLVMMANNYAEVGMWKEAEHLRATMRDRGLKKMAGESCLEQRSVGTEQG; encoded by the exons ATGGTTCGATTAACGATCTCAACGGCCAATATAGTTCACCCGCCGAAACCGTTCAACTACAGTTCCGATTCTTTAATATTGCAAAGAATCATTGCTCTCTTAAACTCTTGCTCTTCTCTGAAGGAATTCTTCAAGATTCGAGCGCAGATCTTGATCTCTGGGCTCCAACATAATTCTGATATAACAGAAAGAATAATCCAATTTTGTACTTTGAATGCATTGAGGACAAATCATGAAGTTAACTTAATCAATCATGCCCAGTTCACTTTATATTCATCGGGAATCTTGGAGTCCTCTTCATGGAACAATGTGATAAGGGCTTACGCCACTTCGAATCGTGGTTTAGAAAGAGAGGCCATATCGGTTTTTGTTGACATGCGGCGTTTGGGGATTAGACCCAATGAGCATACTTTCCCTTTTCTGTTCAAGGGGAGTTCTTCGTTCTCGGGATTAAACGAGGGGAGACAGATTCATGGAGATGTGACAAAGCATGGTTACATTTTCAATGTGTATGTACAGAATACTCTCATTCATTTTTATGGGTCCTGTAAGAAGGTTGTAGATtcatacaaagtgtttgatgAAATGTTGTACAGAACTGTTGTCTCCTGGAACTCGATGATCTTGGCCTGCATAGAGAGTTCGTGGTTTTATGATTCGATTGAGGTTTTCATTAAGATGACGGACAGTGGGATTGAGCCAGACCAGACTACCATGGTAGTGGTGCTCTCAGCCATTGCAGAGCTTGGTAACCTGAGTCTAGGAAAATGGATCCATTCCCAAATAATCTCAAAATGTATTTTGATAAATTGTCAGTTAGGTACCGCTCTTGTTGACATGTATGGGAAGTCTGGAGAAGTTAATTATGCAAGATTAGTGTTTGATAGGATGGTATATCGAAACGTGTGGACTTGGAGTTCAATGATTCTTGGGTTTGCACAACATGGCTATGCAAAACGTGCCCTCGAACTTTTCACCGAGATGGGTAATTGTTTGATCAAGCCTAATCATGTGACCTTTCTTGGGGTTCTTTGTGCTTGTAGTCATGCTGGACTTGTAGAAGATGGAAAATGTTATCTTCACGAAATGGAGAACATGCATGGGATCAAGCCAAAGATGGCACATTTTGGTGCAGTGGTTGATATCTTAGGCCGTGCCGGCCATCTTAAAGAAGCATACAAGTTTATAATGGGTATGCCCATTGGAGCTGATAGTGTCGTGTGGAGAACTTTGCTCTGTGCATGCAATATTCATGACATAAACGACTATTGTGGGGTGGGTAAGAAGGTTAGAAAGATACTAATTGAACTGGAACCGAAGAGGAGTGGAAATTTAGTAATGATGGCAAATAATTATGCCGAAGTGGGGATGTGGAAGGAAGCGGAGCATTTGAGAGCTACAATGAGAGACAGAGGTTTAAAGAAGATGGCCGGAGAGAGTTGTCTGGAG CAAAGAAGTGTAGGTACCGAACAAGGATAG
- the LOC140977501 gene encoding pentatricopeptide repeat-containing protein At2g36730 isoform X1 — MVRLTISTANIVHPPKPFNYSSDSLILQRIIALLNSCSSLKEFFKIRAQILISGLQHNSDITERIIQFCTLNALRTNHEVNLINHAQFTLYSSGILESSSWNNVIRAYATSNRGLEREAISVFVDMRRLGIRPNEHTFPFLFKGSSSFSGLNEGRQIHGDVTKHGYIFNVYVQNTLIHFYGSCKKVVDSYKVFDEMLYRTVVSWNSMILACIESSWFYDSIEVFIKMTDSGIEPDQTTMVVVLSAIAELGNLSLGKWIHSQIISKCILINCQLGTALVDMYGKSGEVNYARLVFDRMVYRNVWTWSSMILGFAQHGYAKRALELFTEMGNCLIKPNHVTFLGVLCACSHAGLVEDGKCYLHEMENMHGIKPKMAHFGAVVDILGRAGHLKEAYKFIMGMPIGADSVVWRTLLCACNIHDINDYCGVGKKVRKILIELEPKRSGNLVMMANNYAEVGMWKEAEHLRATMRDRGLKKMAGESCLEVGGSNYRFVSGDYSCIACEEFFLLLTRLNLHVKMINLSEYSFINEF, encoded by the coding sequence ATGGTTCGATTAACGATCTCAACGGCCAATATAGTTCACCCGCCGAAACCGTTCAACTACAGTTCCGATTCTTTAATATTGCAAAGAATCATTGCTCTCTTAAACTCTTGCTCTTCTCTGAAGGAATTCTTCAAGATTCGAGCGCAGATCTTGATCTCTGGGCTCCAACATAATTCTGATATAACAGAAAGAATAATCCAATTTTGTACTTTGAATGCATTGAGGACAAATCATGAAGTTAACTTAATCAATCATGCCCAGTTCACTTTATATTCATCGGGAATCTTGGAGTCCTCTTCATGGAACAATGTGATAAGGGCTTACGCCACTTCGAATCGTGGTTTAGAAAGAGAGGCCATATCGGTTTTTGTTGACATGCGGCGTTTGGGGATTAGACCCAATGAGCATACTTTCCCTTTTCTGTTCAAGGGGAGTTCTTCGTTCTCGGGATTAAACGAGGGGAGACAGATTCATGGAGATGTGACAAAGCATGGTTACATTTTCAATGTGTATGTACAGAATACTCTCATTCATTTTTATGGGTCCTGTAAGAAGGTTGTAGATtcatacaaagtgtttgatgAAATGTTGTACAGAACTGTTGTCTCCTGGAACTCGATGATCTTGGCCTGCATAGAGAGTTCGTGGTTTTATGATTCGATTGAGGTTTTCATTAAGATGACGGACAGTGGGATTGAGCCAGACCAGACTACCATGGTAGTGGTGCTCTCAGCCATTGCAGAGCTTGGTAACCTGAGTCTAGGAAAATGGATCCATTCCCAAATAATCTCAAAATGTATTTTGATAAATTGTCAGTTAGGTACCGCTCTTGTTGACATGTATGGGAAGTCTGGAGAAGTTAATTATGCAAGATTAGTGTTTGATAGGATGGTATATCGAAACGTGTGGACTTGGAGTTCAATGATTCTTGGGTTTGCACAACATGGCTATGCAAAACGTGCCCTCGAACTTTTCACCGAGATGGGTAATTGTTTGATCAAGCCTAATCATGTGACCTTTCTTGGGGTTCTTTGTGCTTGTAGTCATGCTGGACTTGTAGAAGATGGAAAATGTTATCTTCACGAAATGGAGAACATGCATGGGATCAAGCCAAAGATGGCACATTTTGGTGCAGTGGTTGATATCTTAGGCCGTGCCGGCCATCTTAAAGAAGCATACAAGTTTATAATGGGTATGCCCATTGGAGCTGATAGTGTCGTGTGGAGAACTTTGCTCTGTGCATGCAATATTCATGACATAAACGACTATTGTGGGGTGGGTAAGAAGGTTAGAAAGATACTAATTGAACTGGAACCGAAGAGGAGTGGAAATTTAGTAATGATGGCAAATAATTATGCCGAAGTGGGGATGTGGAAGGAAGCGGAGCATTTGAGAGCTACAATGAGAGACAGAGGTTTAAAGAAGATGGCCGGAGAGAGTTGTCTGGAGGTAGGTGGATCTAACTATAGATTCGTTTCTGGAGATTACTCTTGTATTGCTTGTgaggaattttttttgttattgacTAGATTAAATCTGCAtgtaaaaatgataaatttgagCGAATACTCATTCATCAATGAATTTTGA
- the LOC140976290 gene encoding DNA topoisomerase 3-alpha isoform X1, which yields MRALNVAEKPSVAKAVAGILSKNPASGGLRVRDGRSRFNRIFEFNYSIQNQQFQMAFTSVTGHLMEIEFEERYRKWHSCDPVDLYHASIRKHVPQDKSDIQKTLEEEARKCQWLILWLDCDREGENIAFEVVEVCTRANHNLNIWRARFSALIDRDIHYAVQHLVRPNQLFADAVDVRQEIDLRIGASFTRFQTMLLRDAFVLDVSTDNRNLVLSYGPCQFPTLGFVVERFWEIQSHEPEEFWTINCIHNSDEGTATFSWMRGHLFDYTCATILYELCALEPTATVINVRQQEKLKYPPHPLSTIELEKRASRYFRMSSEQTMKVAEDLYQAGFISYPRTETDSFSERTDLRSMVQEQQHHPVWGSYAQRLLDAEAGLWRNPNGGGHDDKAHPPIHPTKFSDGEAGWSQDHHKVYELVVRHFLACVSKPAVGAETIVEIDIAGEQFSASGRVIIEKNYLDVYRFETWGGSMIPTYTFGQQFTPTALTLDSGVTRPPPLLSEADLLSCMDKAGIGTDATMHDHIKKLLDRFYATKDSSTRFSPTNLGEALVMGYDDMGYELWKPNLRSMMESDMKAVSMGTKRKAEVLETCLQQMKACFVDAKSNKGKLFDAMAVFFERSNRSNGNEQQTNGDIVKRCGLCQESDMVLRKKPDGNFMVGCLGYPQCRNVVWLPGSVSEAIVTPNICSTCNPGPVYMIQFKFRRLEIPPNYSVDHLGCIGGCDNTLKQLVEICGTGSRNNSSVPGRGQGNASSSSNAQQSNFRGQGAWQTAHSSDSYSSQNSLGRNMRSQEASGQNGESSMPCTSCGAPCNLLTATTSANRGRKFYSCRGQGCNFFVWEDDANAGGSVSHGSNSRSASNPSRRGGRGRTRRGGRQANDSAFVSATGEPISGRCFVCGDPSHFANACPSRGR from the exons ATGAGGGCGCTGAACGTGGCGGAGAAGCCGTCGGTGGCTAAGGCGGTGGCGGGAATACTCTCGAAGAACCCAGCCAGCGGCGGGCTGAGGGTGAGAGATGGAAGGTCGAGATTCAACAGGATCTTCGAGTTCAATTACTCCATTCAAAATCAGCAATTCCAAATGGCATTCACTTCAGTCACCGGCCATCTCATGGAGATTGAATTCGAGGAACGATATCGCAAGTGGCACTCCTGCGACCCCGTCGATCTCTACCATGCCTCTATCAGGAAACATGTCCCCCAG GATAAGTCAGACATCCAAAAGACACTGGAGGAAGAAGCTAGAAAGTGCCAATGGCTTATCTTGTGGCTTGATTGTGATAGAGAAGGTGAAAATATAGCATTTGAGGTTGTAGAAGTCTGTACACGAGCAAATCATAATCTCAACATCTGGAGAGCTCGTTTCTCTGCTTTAATTGACAG GGATATTCATTATGCAGTGCAGCACCTTGTTCGGCCTAATCAGTTATTTGCTGATGCTGTAGATGTTCGACAA GAAATAGATCTGCGGATTGGTGCTTCTTTCACCCGGTTTCAGactatgcttttgagagatgcATTTGTCCTTGATGTTTCAACAGACAACAGAAATCTTGTTCTAAGCTACGGTCCTTGCCAG TTCCCTACCTTGGGTTTTGTTGTGGAGAGGTTCTGGGAAATTCAATCACATGAACCTGAAGAGTTCTGGACTATTAACTGTATTCACAATTCAGATGAAGGCACTGCTACATTTAGTTGGAT GCGCGGGCATTTGTTTGATTACACTTGTGCAACAATCTTATATGAATTGTGCGCCCTAGAACCCACTGCAACT GTAATAAATGTCAGGCAGCAGGAAAAGCTGAAATATCCTCCTCATCCTTTGAGTACCATTGAGCTTGAGAAGCGTGCATCACGGTACTTTAGAATGAGTTCAGAGCAGACTATGAAG GTGGCAGAAGATTTGTATCAAGCTGGTTTTATCAGTTATCCTCGCACAGAAACTGACAGCTTCTCAGAGAGAACTGATCTCCGT TCAATGGTACAAGAGCAGCAACATCACCCAGTATGGGGATCATATGCCCAGCGCTTGCTAGATGCTGAAGCAGGTCTTTGGAGGAATCCTAATGGTGGTGGACATGATGACAAGGCCCACCCTCCCATTCACCCAACAAAATTTTCAGATGGAGAAGCTGGATGGAGTCAGGATCACCAT AAAGTGTACGAATTGGTTGTTCGCCATTTTCTGGCATGTGTTTCCAAACCAGCCGTAGGAGCTGAAACTATAGTTGAAATCGACATTGCAGGCGAACAATTTTCTGCTTCTGGGAGGGTGATAATTGAG AAAAATTACTTGGATGTATATCGTTTTGAAACATGGGGTGGTTCTATGATCCCTACATATACCTTTGGACAACAG TTTACTCCTACTGCATTGACACTTGATTCAGGAGTTACAAGACCTCCACCTCTTCTAAGCGAAGCTGATTTATTAAGTTGTATGGACAAG GCAGGTATTGGAACAGATGCAACTATGCACGATCACATAAAAAAGCTTCTTGATAGATTTTACGCCACCAAAGATTCAAGCACTCGTTTCTCACCTACAAATCTT GGTGAAGCACTTGTAATGGGATATGATGATATGGG TTATGAATTATGGAAACCAAATTTGAGGTCAATGATGGAGAGTGATATGAAAGCAGTTAGCATGGGCACAAAGAGAAAAGCTGAAGTTCTGGAAACTTGCCTACAGCAGATGAAAGCTTGTTTTGTCGAT GCTAAATCAAACAAAGGAAAACTCTTTGATGCTATGGCAGTTTTCTTTGAGAG GTCAAATAGATCTAACGGCAATGAGCAGCAAACAAATGGGGACATTGTTAAGCGATGCGGTCTCTGCCAGGAATCAGATATGGTGCTCAGGAAAAAGCCG GATGGAAATTTCATGGTTGGTTGCTTGGGCTACCCCCAA TGTAGGAATGTTGTTTGGCTTCCGGGATCTGTTTCAGAAGCAATTGTTACCCCAAACATTTGCAGTACTTGCAATCCAG GACCTGTTTATATGATCCAATTTAAATTTCGTCGGCTGGAAATACCACCAAACTACAGTGTTGATCATTTGG GTTGCATTGGTGGTTGTGACAATACCCTAAAACAGCTAGTGGAAATTTGTGGAACTGGTTCTCGCAACAACTCTAGTGTACCTG GAAGGGGACAAGGGAATGCATCATCATCCAGCAATGCTCAGCAGAGTAATTTTAGAGGCCAGGGTGCTTGGCAGACAGCACATTCATCTGACTCATATTCTTCTCAGAACTCACTTGGCCGTAATATGCGATCTCAAGAAGCTAGTGGACAAAATG GAGAATCTTCAATGCCTTGTACCTCTTGTGGCGCACCTTGTAATTTGCTCACTGCTACCACTTCAGCTAATAGGGGGAGGAAGTTTTATTCATGTCGAGGCCAGGGTTGCAACTTCTTCGT TTGGGAAGATGACGCCAATGCTGGTGGTTCAGTTTCCCACGGAAGCAATAGTAGATCAGCATCAAATCCCAGCAGGAGAGGTGGTCGTGGCAGGACTAGACGaggtggaagacaagccaatgATTCAGCATTTGTTTCTGCAACTGGTGAACCTATATCAGGTCGATGTTTTGTATGTGGTGATCCATCACACTTTGCAAACGCATGTCCAAGTCGTGGTAGGTAA
- the LOC140976290 gene encoding DNA topoisomerase 3-alpha isoform X2: MRALNVAEKPSVAKAVAGILSKNPASGGLRVRDGRSRFNRIFEFNYSIQNQQFQMAFTSVTGHLMEIEFEERYRKWHSCDPVDLYHASIRKHVPQDKSDIQKTLEEEARKCQWLILWLDCDREGENIAFEVVEVCTRANHNLNIWRARFSALIDRDIHYAVQHLVRPNQLFADAVDVRQEIDLRIGASFTRFQTMLLRDAFVLDVSTDNRNLVLSYGPCQFPTLGFVVERFWEIQSHEPEEFWTINCIHNSDEGTATFSWMRGHLFDYTCATILYELCALEPTATVINVRQQEKLKYPPHPLSTIELEKRASRYFRMSSEQTMKVAEDLYQAGFISYPRTETDSFSERTDLRSMVQEQQHHPVWGSYAQRLLDAEAGLWRNPNGGGHDDKAHPPIHPTKFSDGEAGWSQDHHKVYELVVRHFLACVSKPAVGAETIVEIDIAGEQFSASGRVIIEKNYLDVYRFETWGGSMIPTYTFGQQFTPTALTLDSGVTRPPPLLSEADLLSCMDKAGIGTDATMHDHIKKLLDRFYATKDSSTRFSPTNLGEALVMGYDDMGYELWKPNLRSMMESDMKAVSMGTKRKAEVLETCLQQMKACFVDAKSNKGKLFDAMAVFFERSNRSNGNEQQTNGDIVKRCGLCQESDMVLRKKPDGNFMVGCLGYPQCRNVVWLPGSVSEAIVTPNICSTCNPGPVYMIQFKFRRLEIPPNYSVDHLGCIGGCDNTLKQLVEICGTGSRNNSSVPGRGQGNASSSSNAQQSNFRGQGAWQTAHSSDSYSSQNSLGRNMRSQEASGQNGLMALQLFSALLVFSGICSCGCYINLHCRT, translated from the exons ATGAGGGCGCTGAACGTGGCGGAGAAGCCGTCGGTGGCTAAGGCGGTGGCGGGAATACTCTCGAAGAACCCAGCCAGCGGCGGGCTGAGGGTGAGAGATGGAAGGTCGAGATTCAACAGGATCTTCGAGTTCAATTACTCCATTCAAAATCAGCAATTCCAAATGGCATTCACTTCAGTCACCGGCCATCTCATGGAGATTGAATTCGAGGAACGATATCGCAAGTGGCACTCCTGCGACCCCGTCGATCTCTACCATGCCTCTATCAGGAAACATGTCCCCCAG GATAAGTCAGACATCCAAAAGACACTGGAGGAAGAAGCTAGAAAGTGCCAATGGCTTATCTTGTGGCTTGATTGTGATAGAGAAGGTGAAAATATAGCATTTGAGGTTGTAGAAGTCTGTACACGAGCAAATCATAATCTCAACATCTGGAGAGCTCGTTTCTCTGCTTTAATTGACAG GGATATTCATTATGCAGTGCAGCACCTTGTTCGGCCTAATCAGTTATTTGCTGATGCTGTAGATGTTCGACAA GAAATAGATCTGCGGATTGGTGCTTCTTTCACCCGGTTTCAGactatgcttttgagagatgcATTTGTCCTTGATGTTTCAACAGACAACAGAAATCTTGTTCTAAGCTACGGTCCTTGCCAG TTCCCTACCTTGGGTTTTGTTGTGGAGAGGTTCTGGGAAATTCAATCACATGAACCTGAAGAGTTCTGGACTATTAACTGTATTCACAATTCAGATGAAGGCACTGCTACATTTAGTTGGAT GCGCGGGCATTTGTTTGATTACACTTGTGCAACAATCTTATATGAATTGTGCGCCCTAGAACCCACTGCAACT GTAATAAATGTCAGGCAGCAGGAAAAGCTGAAATATCCTCCTCATCCTTTGAGTACCATTGAGCTTGAGAAGCGTGCATCACGGTACTTTAGAATGAGTTCAGAGCAGACTATGAAG GTGGCAGAAGATTTGTATCAAGCTGGTTTTATCAGTTATCCTCGCACAGAAACTGACAGCTTCTCAGAGAGAACTGATCTCCGT TCAATGGTACAAGAGCAGCAACATCACCCAGTATGGGGATCATATGCCCAGCGCTTGCTAGATGCTGAAGCAGGTCTTTGGAGGAATCCTAATGGTGGTGGACATGATGACAAGGCCCACCCTCCCATTCACCCAACAAAATTTTCAGATGGAGAAGCTGGATGGAGTCAGGATCACCAT AAAGTGTACGAATTGGTTGTTCGCCATTTTCTGGCATGTGTTTCCAAACCAGCCGTAGGAGCTGAAACTATAGTTGAAATCGACATTGCAGGCGAACAATTTTCTGCTTCTGGGAGGGTGATAATTGAG AAAAATTACTTGGATGTATATCGTTTTGAAACATGGGGTGGTTCTATGATCCCTACATATACCTTTGGACAACAG TTTACTCCTACTGCATTGACACTTGATTCAGGAGTTACAAGACCTCCACCTCTTCTAAGCGAAGCTGATTTATTAAGTTGTATGGACAAG GCAGGTATTGGAACAGATGCAACTATGCACGATCACATAAAAAAGCTTCTTGATAGATTTTACGCCACCAAAGATTCAAGCACTCGTTTCTCACCTACAAATCTT GGTGAAGCACTTGTAATGGGATATGATGATATGGG TTATGAATTATGGAAACCAAATTTGAGGTCAATGATGGAGAGTGATATGAAAGCAGTTAGCATGGGCACAAAGAGAAAAGCTGAAGTTCTGGAAACTTGCCTACAGCAGATGAAAGCTTGTTTTGTCGAT GCTAAATCAAACAAAGGAAAACTCTTTGATGCTATGGCAGTTTTCTTTGAGAG GTCAAATAGATCTAACGGCAATGAGCAGCAAACAAATGGGGACATTGTTAAGCGATGCGGTCTCTGCCAGGAATCAGATATGGTGCTCAGGAAAAAGCCG GATGGAAATTTCATGGTTGGTTGCTTGGGCTACCCCCAA TGTAGGAATGTTGTTTGGCTTCCGGGATCTGTTTCAGAAGCAATTGTTACCCCAAACATTTGCAGTACTTGCAATCCAG GACCTGTTTATATGATCCAATTTAAATTTCGTCGGCTGGAAATACCACCAAACTACAGTGTTGATCATTTGG GTTGCATTGGTGGTTGTGACAATACCCTAAAACAGCTAGTGGAAATTTGTGGAACTGGTTCTCGCAACAACTCTAGTGTACCTG GAAGGGGACAAGGGAATGCATCATCATCCAGCAATGCTCAGCAGAGTAATTTTAGAGGCCAGGGTGCTTGGCAGACAGCACATTCATCTGACTCATATTCTTCTCAGAACTCACTTGGCCGTAATATGCGATCTCAAGAAGCTAGTGGACAAAATGGTTTGATGGCTTTACAACTTTTTAGTGCGTTATTGGTGTTTTCTGGCATTTGTTCTTGTGGGTGCTATATCAATCTACACTGTCGCACTT GA
- the LOC140976292 gene encoding beta-1,3-galactosyltransferase 7-like isoform X2, whose amino-acid sequence MTSFEESRIRMRNRSGRGKVSFKWILILCIIISFGLGVLFSNRSLDNSIAKLRLKLPSTKNSHKIENFENSTAVDIFPDSTLTRKKAFMVVGINTAFSSRKRRDSVRETWMPRGRSLLKLEQEKGIVVRFMIGHSSTSNSILDRAIASEDAQHKDFLRLEHVEGYHELSAKTKAFFSTAVKRWDAEFYVKVDDDVHVNLGTLAATLVRHRAKPRVYIGCMKSGPVLYQKNVKYHEPEYWKFGEEGNRYFRHATGQIYAISKELAQYISMNQPILHKYANEDVSLGAWFIGLEVDHIDDHNLCCGTPPECEWRAQAGNMCVASFDWSCSGICKSVERIKDVHAKCGEDTATLWNALV is encoded by the exons ATGACGAGTTTTGAAGAATCAAGAATCAGGATGAGGAACAGGAGCGGCCGGGGGAAAGTGTCTTTTAAATGGATTTTGATCCTCTGCATCATCATCAGCTTTGGCCTTGGAGTTCTTTTTAGCAACAG ATCTTTGGACAATTCTATAGCTAAACTACGTTTGAAGTTGCCGTCGACTAAGAACTCCCACAAGATTGAAAACTTTGAGAATTCTACAGCCGTCGATATCTTTCCTGACAGTACTTTAACTAGGAAGAAAGCCTTCATGGTCGTAGGTATAAACACGGCATTTAGCAGCCGAAAGAGGCGCGATTCTGTTAGAGAAACATGGATGCCTAGAG GCAGGAGTCTACTTAAACTTGAGCAAGAAAAGGGCATCGTTGTCCGTTTCATGATCGGACACAG CTCAACATCCAACAGCATTCTAGACCGTGCAATTGCCTCAGAGGATGCACAACATAAGGACTTCCTCAGACTT GAACATGTGGAAGGATATCATGAATTATCAGCAAAGACAAAGGCATTCTTTTCCACTGCTGTGAAAAGATGGGATGCTGAGTTCTATGTCAAAGTGGATGATGATGTTCATGTAAATTTAG GAACGCTAGCTGCAACTCTGGTACGTCACCGTGCCAAGCCCCGAGTATACATAGGATGTATGAAATCAGGGCCAGTTCTTTATCAGAA AAATGTGAAGTACCATGAACCAGAGTATTGGAAGTTTGGAGAGGAGGGAAATAGGTATTTTCGACATGCAACTGGGCAGATTTATGCCATTTCTAAGGAACTTGCACAATATATCTCCATGAATCA ACCCATTCTTCATAAATACGCTAACGAGGATGTATCACTTGGCGCTTGGTTTATTGGTCTTGAAGTCGATCACATTGACGACCACAACTTATGTTGCGGAACACCACCTG AATGCGAATGGAGAGCACAAGCAGGTAATATGTGTGTAGCATCATTTGATTGGAGCTGCAGTGGAATTTGCAAGTCCGTGGAAAGAATAAAGGATGTTCATGCCAAGTGTGGTGAAGATACTGCCACTCTTTGGAATGCCCTCGTCTAG